Part of the Cryptococcus neoformans var. grubii H99 chromosome 2, complete sequence genome is shown below.
TTGCCAGATATTCCAAAGTTGCATGGAGTGGCAAATTGGTTGTTTCTATGGACATATTTATATGTACACAGAGCTATCCTGCTTATTCAGCCTCTGTCCTGGATTGGCAATTGCCACCCATCTGATTACTCAGCCTCCACTCTGATTACCAATTACACATTCTTCTAGAACCAGGAACAACACAGCCTTCAGGCACCAGGCACAAGGGCCCCCTTAATAATTGGATCATTCATTCCAACACTCCCCCTTGATCCAATCTCTTCATaccaagaagatgacatAACTTGGTGAATAACTCAGTGGGAAGTGCTTTTGTGAGGAGATCTGCAATATTGTCTGCTGAAGGAACATGGGCAAGTGAGACAGTTTTGTCTTCTACTTTCTCATGAATAAAGTGATGCCTCATGTCAATATGCTTTGATTTCTCATGGTTGATTGGATTCTTTGAGAGTGCAATAGCCCCAGCATTATCATTGACAAGTTGCAGTGCTTGGTCCCCAAGTCCAAGTCCTATATCCTCCGAGAGCAGTCTTAACCAGACAGCCTGTTTTGCTGCATCAGCAGATGCCATGTATTCTGCCTCTGTAGTTGAGAGTGCAACAGTTGGCTGTCTTTTTGATTTCCAGGCAATAGTCCCATCATATACCTTGAAGATGTAGCCTGTGGTAGATCTTCTTGTATCCATATCTCCTCCCCAATCTGCATCCACATAATCCAGTGCCACTCGCTTGCTTGAGTGGGCATCAAATGTCAATGAAAGATCTGAGGTCCCTCTGATATACCTCAGACAATGTTTTGCTGCAAGCCAATGAGACTCATTCcatttgctgatgaatctTGACAATACTCCAGCAGCATGGGCCAAATCTGGCCTTGTTACTGTTGCTGCATAGAGAATAGCGCCAACCAACTTGGGATATGGTTGATGTTGTGCTAGCTCATGCTCTTGATCTATTGCTGGAATCGGTTTGAAGCCTGAGGGAAGTGGTGTCTTTGCTGGATTACAATTGGACATGTCAAAGCGGTCAAGCAGGGACTCCATATAATGCTCCTGAGAGAGATagagcttcttctttggcctGTCCCGTTATATGTTGATGCCCAGGAAGTAGCCAGCAGGCCCAGAGTCAGAGCACTCAAATTTGCTGTTAAGTGCCTGCTTGAATTCATCGCAATGCCTTCCTTGAATTGCAGGCAATGAGCTGATCATCTACATGAACAGAGAGCATGAGCAATTCCCCCTCACGACATCGAACATAGAAGCAGGGGTCAGCTCTGGTTGGCTTCAGCCCTTGAGACTTTAGCCACTGATCAAGTGCTTTGTGGAAACATCTTGGTGACTGCCGCAACCCATAGAGTGACTTGTTCAAAAGAAGGATCTTGTTGGCTGGGATGTCACTTCCTTCTGGTGCTTCAAGATAGATGGTTTCCTCAAGATCGCCATTGAGGAAGGCTGCCTTGATATCCACTTGGTCACATTCCATGTCAAGATGATTGACTAGAGAGAGGAATACCCTGATTGAGTCTTTGTAGGCAACAGCAGAGAAGACCTCATTGTAATCAATTCCAGCCTTTTGAGAAAATCCTTTGGCAACCCATCTTGCCTTGTATGCTGCTGGTTTCCCTGTTGTCCCATCAATCTTCCTTGTATAAACCCATCTTGCCTTCAGGGCCCTCTGCCCTGGTTCCCTgtccaccaccttccacaccttatatttctccatcttctccaattcttccatcataGCCTGATGCCACTGCTCCCCCTCACCTGACTGAATGGCTTCTCTGTATGTATTGGGTGTGTCTGTTGCCATAGCATTCAGAGCTGTTGCAATGGTACCCCAGGTTTCTGGATTGTCAGTGAGGGCAAGGGGGTCAATGGAAGAAGCATCACTACTTGTTCCTTGGGAAGGGgtgggagatggtgggatttgttgaggaggatgttgaGCCAAGTCATGCCTTGCTAGTCTTCGCAGTAACTCAATTGGTGATTGTGGTTGTTCTACTGGTGGAGCCTCCTCTGCATGCTCCATGTTGTCTTGCTGTCTTGCTCCCTCAGCTGGTTCAGGAGCAGTGTTGATGCTATCAGGCAGTTCTGCCATGGGATCCTCACTGTAGGATCTTTGATGcttgttttcttctccaaaagGAAGATTCCCCCTTGCTGGCATCCTGGGTTGGGGAAGATCTAGCTTTTTCAGTGTGATAATGTCCCTTGATACCTTTATTTTCATGTCTGCTGTATCCAGAACTCGATAACTGGATGTGCTACTGTCACTGGCATATCCCATAAACCTCCCCTGGCGATAGCGGGGTTGTAGCttgttggtgttggtgtGATCTCTGAAGAAAACCTTTTCTCCAAAGGCATGTAGGCGGATAAACTGTAGTCGTTTGCCATACCAGCTTTCAAAGGGAATGGTCTTGTTGGTGCCAAAGGAACAATTGCGAGAAAAGGCAATGTACTTGGCTGCTTCACCCCAGAGGCTGGCTGGCAATCCAGTCTCAACCAGCAGAGTTCTTACTCCATTGAGGATAGTGAGATGAGCCCTTTTGTCACGAGCCTGCACGAAGTAGAAGAAATAAGAGATCATAGAAGAGAGTTATGTAATGAAGGAAAGCAAGATTGTttcagataagaaggtccagctggacctccgagaaaagaactggacTGAacctccagctggacctccaaCTGAACCTCAAgggatataaatagatttctgtagaagtatataaaggggagctttgtcctcgatcttgatcttcttcccctcaaagatcaatatttcataagttactttgcgaaaggtcGGTACAGATGCTCAGCTTCCTTTCTAACCAAAGTCAAATGAGGAAAGCCATCCAGTACCAAGCTACTATGGACTTATATATCTATCTATGCTCGCCACTACAAGCTAAATGATATAATCCATCCACCTCGCTAATCTGTAAGCACACCATCGGTGACTTGATTTGACATCATGGCCTCTTTCCTATATTACCCAATCTCCACTTCGCTACCATTCTCTCAACACAATCCCTGCATTGAGGAGACAGGGCAGCCCAAGGGTAAAGAGGGACCGTCAAAGTTTGCTATTGTACTGAGGCCAATCATCATGTTTGATGGGGATCAGGAGAGACTCGAGGGTCTTGAGCCAATGATTAGGTGGAAATTATCAAGGGAGGTCATGGTAGATAGATAGCTGTTCCCTGGGTGGTGAGGAAAGAATAGCACAGAGCAGGAATGTTGCTGATAGGTCGATATTAAGATTTTGACAACTTTGTTGAACTTGCTAGaatggatgatgagcatATTGCAGGGTCGGTTCTCTGTCTAGAAGTCAAGGCTCATAACCTGTTGGATTCTAGATTACTTATGATGCataaagaaagagaagaaaaactAGCTATGAAAAAAGGTATAAATTTGTCCCATCAATCAACTGAGTCCTTCCTCACTTTCCCTGGCCTTTCCCTGAGCCTCCACCACATCACACACATCCTTGACTACAACAACAGCATTATGTATGAATATTGCTATGTATGCATTTAGCAATAGCAACCAATTGGTGCAGGCAAAGGTGAGCGAAAAAAGCCCATTAGCCACTAGAATCACCTCCCAGTAAGAGCTCAGAACAAGCTATATTAGCTGCTTAAAACAAGCACAGCAAGGGGTTCGAAATGAGATTGTAATTGTTCTTGAAATGAGCCAGAAATTAAGCTACCTCAAGGCTCATTTAAGCTCCACATAGGGTCAAATTAAGCCAGTAAATCGAGTTGATTGAAAgtctttcttcttgaaaCAAGCTGCTGTGAATTTGGCTTGAAACAAGCCATTGCAGGTCCCATAATGCAACAATATACAAAATACAGTTTTCAAGGTGGTCAATGGGGTTGTGCTGCACAGCCTGACCTTAACAAATCACCGATGTAACAGTTTGTGAACACTCTAGGCAGCATGTTCATTCACATCTGACAGAAGGGAACATAATAGCACAGTGCTTCTGTCTGACCCTGAATTCAGCAGTGATAACCCCATGATTCTGAAGGATAGCAAGGAGTTGAGGGGTAGGTGAAGCAACATAGCTATAAAGAATGTATCATAATACTGCACATCTGAATGAAACATGTTCATTCTCATTAAAAAAAATAGTCAAAACTGAATGCAACTCCTGTAATCAATATGATGCATCTCAGTTTTTTATTTGAAAGCCCACAGGGTCTTTTGCAGACCATCACCTATTGAATCTACTGATTCCTTACCTAATACCTATCCCCAACAATACCAGACCAGTGATTCATCAATGTCTTGTCTAAAAACGATCCCATTAACCTGTTCAGAGTGATGCATCAAGGTGCATCCAGGTGCTTTAAATTCAACTCAAGGGTGCCAGGTTGATTCTCTGGATGGCATGTATGCATTTCCACATATTGTGATGAATTTCACATGTAATTGTTTAGATAGCATTTAAAATTCACCATGTGATTAACCTGAGTTTGGGACTTCTAACAGGGTGATTTATACCACATGAAATGTCTGAATGAGGCCTTACTTTAAGTGCTCTTTGAGGGGAAATAGTTCTCTCATGCCATTGGATGGATCAAGGGTGGATATGGATAATTATGTGAGCATCACCCCATTATTTTATTCAAAAGCAGTGCAGCCATTGCAAGTACTGTTCCCTTTACTGGTTGGTGTTCTGTATGCTGTCATGTCCTATTTTGCATGATGCGATTAGACAAGGTAGCTCAAGGCAATCACTAGGTACAAGGACATCACTACAAAGTAGTAAGCTCCTGCAATTCCCAGTGAAATAGAATAAAACAAGACTTACACATAACACCCTCCATGTAATTGCTGCGACCTGTAACCAGAAATGATGCATTAAGTATCCACTTGCCAGATTAATGTAATAATTAATAATTAGACCCACCATCTTGCAGCAGTAAGTTGACCAGCATCACTGACACAAACAGGACAATTGTCTCAAAGTTGGCCTGATGGAAATCAGCTTGAAGCCCAGTGAGTTCTCAGACTGTGACTCACAAAGAAAAGCGTTAGATCCTTTTGAAGGGGCCATGCAATGATGACCAGTAGTGGGATCATGCCTGCAGCAATTTGAATGCTAGACCCAACACTTACACCAATGGTAAGCTCCATCTTGCCTTTGCAAGCCATCCAGACAGATGTGACATGCTCAGCAGCATTGCCcacaagaggaagaaggatgagcCCAATAAACCTAATAGCATCAGCAACAGCTTTTTTGGACCCCAAAGGCTTACCTTTTGGGGATATTCCATTGCTGAGCTGTCTCGTCAATGCTGCCAACAAGAATATCTGCACAGAACGCAGTGATAACTGTTATGATTAAGAGCCAGATGCCAGCACTCCATTGATCCATTTCCGCAacctccatttcttctgcctcttcattctcagcTTCGAATAGACCTGAATGAGTCCGCAGCTGAAAGTAAAGATACCCAAAATAAGTTAGGAGGAGAATGACAGAAGTGCCTCGcgaaaggaggaggagaccTTTGAGGAATTCATCGGGAGAATCGGAGACTTCTTTACCCAACAAGGTGCCAACAAGAGAGTTACTTTTGTCAATCTCTGAGGCGTGATCTACTGGGTGATCAGTCCAATCCATATACACCACCGTGAATTGAAATGAACCTACAGGCGGCTGGTAGGATCAATGTTATACAAGCAAGCGTCATCAATGATGAACTTGCTTGAGCAGCTGTGGCCTGAAAAGTGGATTcgtagaagaagaaaccaGCCCTTGAACATATCAGCTTCATTGCCGCGGAGCTGAATAGCTTGTGAAACTTACGCAAAGAAGCTCATGCCCAAAACCAAAAGTAAATTTGAAAGCACACTGCCCAAAAGGGACCTTTGAACAAGCTCTAATTCATCTAGATATAGGTGGGACTAATCAGCATTGATATACACTTAATTATTGACTAGACTTGCTCTGTCGTAAAGCGACAATGGCAACAATCAACTCGACTGCATTACCGAAGCTTCGAAGAACATATTATATTAGCtttgaaagatgatgacttTGAGATGATTTACGTCGCATTCAGAAGACCTCCAAGTGTTTGCCCGAGTTTCATGGACAGCTGCTCTGTACTGTCCCCTAGAAGCTAATACAAGCGAGTGGTTAGTTCTTAGACAGGGATTGTAGAGTAGACATTTGCTCGACGCACCTTGGCTAGCGGAACAATCGCCAGGAAGGATGTCGTGAAGCGCGCGGCGGCACTCCAACCGAGCGCCTCGGCTACTCACAAACCACGAAATCAATAAAACTTGTGAATGCAAGCGATCGTCGGCTGTCCACTGACCTATGAGACTAAGAGGGACACAAATCAGGAGAACGTTAATCCAGGATCCCAGCATTAGGTATCTAGTGGAACCCAACAAGTCGAAGGGTTTCGAGGCGGAAGGGTGATCAGACGcctgggaaggaaggagtggagATGTCTCGAGTGAGGCCATAATGAGTATGTATAACAGCCCAGTTGAGATACTGCTGTGAGTGCAAGAGGTAACAGAAGGACTATGAATTTCGATCAAATGCGTGTTAGGCTACGAGCGTTGCGGGATCTGATGATGGATATCAAGGCTGTACCTGTACCGCATCTTGGCAGTTGGCGCAGTTAGCGGCTTGTTTGTTATAGGCTATATAGGCACGCTTCCTTCGCGCGCCACGCATCCACATGTCAGTGACGTAATCCGTGTGCCTTAACTATGTCGATAACTGTATTTTGAGTTCTGTGTCTGTTTTACACTTCTTGTACGCATAATAGCTATACTTGCAGCATTTGACATGCTacagggagaagagaacaaCTACGTCACACATGTGGAATGGCATACAACAGTAGCCCTACGTAGTCCTTCAACAGATCTATCATCTACACACCACAAACCAAATACAAAACGCAAGAAGAACTACAGTCCCAAGCCCACCACCTCCAATAGCAGATATCCAGTGATACCATTTTCTGCGATCAAGTCGATCAATATTGATCCCTTACATGTAACACAACAACCCACATACATTTGTTGAATCGGCACTATGTCATAAGGGCCGCTAAATCGTTGAGACTTGTAAAATTGTTCCATGCGCCTCTCTTTCGCTGTCCATAAATCGCGTAGCCAAAGTTCAAACGCGCGAGCTTCCTCCGCATTTGCTAAGCCCGAATCTGTCGATAGCCCTGGGGCACTTGATGATCGCCTGGGTACGAGGGATGGTATTTTGCATTCGCGTTCTCCAAGATGGGAATAGAGGTGTAGATGTAAGTATACCGTGGGGGGCGGTACGGATTTAAGGAATACAGAGAATAGCCCATACCTACACTTGGATGAGTAATGCGACCTTTCGGTTTAGAAATACTTGAACTTTACCAATTCTGGGGATAATTTCCAAACGGCACTCCTGGATACCCTATCGTAATATCTAACAAATTAAGGTCGGGAATCTGGGGTAACAATGTCCTCAAACAGAATAGAAGTCCTGTCGATCGCGGATGCAACAAGGTAGCGAAATCATCCTTCAAAATGTCAGCTTTGCAGCTAGCAGTAAAGTGAGAACTCCAACTTACAACGCCTTCCCTTTTGGCGTATTTGATGCTTTTGACCCTCTCTTCATCGCTGATGATGGTTCCTTCTGGAAAAATGAGAAGCCAGAGGGGtgacctcttcctcaaagGAAGTAATGTCGACGTTTCGGAGTTTTCTTGGCCGGATTGTGCTTCTTCGCCTAATTGCCTTAAGGCTAATGTTAGGTTGTCTCTATCGGCGGCCCAAGACCGCCTAAGGAAAATGAAATTGAAAAAACGCTGGATGAAGtgagtgaagatgaagataaACAAGCATTTTAGACTTACCATGCCCCATCCTATCACCGGAATATTCTTGAGACTGGCCTTCAACAAAATGATCAGTCCGGGCGAATGTCCAGCATAACATGCAAGGATCCAAATGTATATCCAGTCCAGATACGCTTGGTGGTTGGCCATGATCACCAAGCGGTCAGGTAAGTTTATCTTTATAACATGCCCATTCGTATCGCGTTCGACAAGGGTTTGGCCATGAGATGGTGGTGTATCGGTGGTAATTGCGAACTGCGTCGGTCCGAAAAGAACAGTAATCGCAATAACTGCATTGCTATCAGGTCAAACAGTGGAGCGACACTCACGTAGTCGTCCATATCCATCCTTAGTCCATCCAATAGCGCTAGAGAATAATCGCTTCCCCACAAAGGGCACTAAGAGTAGGGGTACGAACAAGAATTGAGCAGAGTTGATACCTAATTGGGCGAGGGTGAAAATGACTGGAAAGAGTATCTTGGATGTCCAGGGACCATGGGGCGGTCTATCGTTTATTGGTATGGTGTATAGAGGTTTCTGTGCCATACTGAATGCAGTGGAGCCCTAGGTGAGCGAGTTCAAGGAATAAGCAGAAGCTAATACGTTACTTTGGATTGCCAGTGCTGCCGTTTGCAAGAAATCATACAGGTGGGCGACGGACAACCAACTGGAACCAATAAATGAGGGAATGGATACGTGCTGATCGCATTTGTTGCGTGTGCCGGTCTCCTCGGCCTCCCCTCCCCGTTAACCGCCGTTATTACATAATGCAAATACAATGATGCAAAGCGTCTCACGGTTGCACTCTGCACTTCACTCTTCACTCAGCAAGGGCCACCATTCACGTCCTAGTTCATATTTCAACTAGGCATCCAGACGCCAGCGGCTCAGCAGCAGAGTGTGTACGTACGTGCTGTCACTAGTCGCGGGCGCTTGGTAATGGTTTACATTATCTCTCGCGGAAGATAAGTCTACAGTGCGAACGTATTAGCCGAAAATTGTACTGGTACAACAAACAAATGCGGGACTACTATGCACCACTGCTGGTGGCACATTCCTTTAATTTATATATGATTTGGCCGTCACGCCATGTTGCTCTGAGCACTTCAGATCTTATGCCAAGGTTCCCGCCTTTTTCATTATGAAACAACGCAATGGTGGTCT
Proteins encoded:
- a CDS encoding calcium/proton exchanger, whose product is MASLETSPLLPSQASDHPSASKPFDLLGSTRYLMLGSWINVLLICVPLSLIAEALGWSAAARFTTSFLAIVPLAKLLGDSTEQLSMKLGQTLGGLLNATFGNAVELIVAIVALRQNELELVQRSLLGSVLSNLLLVLGMSFFAAGFFFYESTFQATAAQASSSLMTLACITLILPAAYHASEIDKSNSLVGTLLGKEVSDSPDEFLKGLLLLSRGTSVILLLTYFGYLYFQLRTHSGLFEAENEEAEEMEVAEMDQWSAGIWLLIITVITAFCADILVGSIDETAQQWNIPKRFIGLILLPLVGNAAEHVTSVWMACKGKMELTIGVSVGSSIQIAAGMIPLLVIIAWPLQKDLTLFFANFETIVLFVSVMLVNLLLQDGRSNYMEGVMLMSLYLVIALSYLV
- a CDS encoding acyltransferase, variant → MANHQAYLDWIYIWILACYAGHSPGLIILLKASLKNIPVIGWGMRFFNFIFLRRSWAADRDNLTLALRQLGEEAQSGQENSETSTLLPLRKRSPLWLLIFPEGTIISDEERVKSIKYAKREGVDDFATLLHPRSTGLLFCLRTLLPQIPDLNLLDITIGYPGVPFGNYPQNWYGLFSVFLKSVPPPTVYLHLHLYSHLGERECKIPSLVPRRSSSAPGLSTDSGLANAEEARAFELWLRDLWTAKERRMEQFYKSQRFSGPYDIVPIQQIKWYHWISAIGGGGLGTVVLLAFCIWFVVCR
- a CDS encoding acyltransferase, encoding MAQKPLYTIPINDRPPHGPWTSKILFPVIFTLAQLGINSAQFLFVPLLLVPFVGKRLFSSAIGWTKDGYGRLLIAITVLFGPTQFAITTDTPPSHGQTLVERDTNGHVIKINLPDRLVIMANHQAYLDWIYIWILACYAGHSPGLIILLKASLKNIPVIGWGMRFFNFIFLRRSWAADRDNLTLALRQLGEEAQSGQENSETSTLLPLRKRSPLWLLIFPEGTIISDEERVKSIKYAKREGVDDFATLLHPRSTGLLFCLRTLLPQIPDLNLLDITIGYPGVPFGNYPQNWYGLFSVFLKSVPPPTVYLHLHLYSHLGERECKIPSLVPRRSSSAPGLSTDSGLANAEEARAFELWLRDLWTAKERRMEQFYKSQRFSGPYDIVPIQQIKWYHWISAIGGGGLGTVVLLAFCIWFVVCR